From the Amycolatopsis thermoflava N1165 genome, one window contains:
- a CDS encoding daunorubicin resistance protein DrrA family ABC transporter ATP-binding protein: MSDLAIETSGLVKVFGKTRAVDGVDLAVPAGTVYGVLGPNGAGKTTAVRVLATLLRPDGGQARVFGHDVLREPDAVRQRVSLTGQYASIDEDLTGVENLMLLGRLLGHRKPAARRRADQLLEAFGLTDAGGRQVKNYSGGMRRRIDIAASILRTPDVLFLDEPTTGLDPRSRNQVWDIVRIIVAQGTTVLLTTQYLDEADHLAGRIAVIDHGKVIAEGTPGELKASVGAGSIHVRLRDGAQRAEAQRVMARALGSTVELGGDPVSLTARIGGGESDLGAAEHAARALSDLAQAGITVDDFALGQPSLDEVFLALTDHPAEEEAAA; the protein is encoded by the coding sequence ATGAGCGACCTGGCGATCGAAACGTCCGGGCTGGTCAAGGTGTTCGGCAAGACCCGCGCCGTGGACGGCGTCGATCTGGCCGTGCCCGCCGGCACCGTGTACGGCGTGCTCGGACCGAACGGCGCGGGCAAGACCACCGCGGTGCGGGTGCTGGCCACCCTGCTCCGGCCCGACGGCGGGCAGGCCAGGGTGTTCGGCCACGACGTGCTGCGTGAACCGGACGCGGTGCGGCAGCGGGTGAGCCTCACCGGCCAGTACGCCTCGATCGACGAGGACCTGACCGGCGTCGAGAACCTCATGCTGCTGGGCCGCCTGCTGGGACACCGCAAACCGGCCGCGCGGCGCCGCGCCGACCAGCTGCTGGAGGCGTTCGGGCTGACCGACGCCGGCGGCAGGCAGGTGAAGAACTACTCCGGCGGCATGCGGCGGCGCATCGACATCGCGGCCAGCATCCTGCGCACCCCGGACGTGCTGTTCCTGGACGAGCCGACCACCGGCCTGGACCCGCGCAGCCGCAACCAGGTGTGGGACATAGTGCGGATCATCGTCGCCCAGGGCACCACCGTCCTGCTCACCACCCAGTACCTCGACGAGGCCGACCACCTCGCCGGCCGGATCGCGGTCATCGACCACGGCAAGGTGATCGCCGAGGGCACCCCCGGCGAGCTGAAGGCCTCCGTCGGCGCCGGCTCGATCCACGTCCGCCTGCGCGACGGCGCCCAGCGCGCCGAGGCGCAGCGGGTGATGGCCCGCGCGCTCGGGTCCACTGTGGAGCTGGGCGGCGACCCGGTGTCGCTGACCGCGCGCATCGGCGGCGGCGAGTCCGACCTCGGCGCGGCCGAGCACGCCGCCCGCGCGCTGTCCGACCTGGCGCAGGCCGGCATCACCGTCGACGACTTCGCCCTCGGCCAGCCCAGCCTCGACGAGGTGTTCCTGGCGCTGACCGACCACCCCGCGGAAGAGGAGGCAGCGGCATGA
- a CDS encoding ATP-binding protein has translation MDTHLEPALIGRDHPAGLLRAEIGRAVDSHGGLVLVTGEPGIGKTTLVTGAADEARRLGALVLGGACWDSGSAPGYWPWVQVLRGLRRAATADEWAAIERDAGGGLAVLLGEADPRETPDGFRLYDAVTSALVTASHSRPVVVALDDLHWADTASLKLLEFAAGHTWFERLLLIGTYRDAEVEVADHPLRPLLSSLVAKARTITLTGLEPDEVGRLITRTVGETPGQEVVAEVHRRTGGNPFFVEQAARLWHSGGSVTAIAPGVRDAVRRRLSLLPEPVVGLLTTAAVLGQQFHRQVLAAVAAIPAAPADRLLDQAVAARLVTVRGGGRFAFAHDLVRETLYDSLGEDEARERHAAVVTALEGNPALADRILPAEAARHAYLAGPLVPPSRAVDLMVAAGRAASGRMAFEEAIGHFRRAAEIAGEPRRRVLVLLELGGELHHFDETAEGWAVFEEAGAQARALGDAELLARVALTAYRWGDDAERADLKAGLIAEAHRALIGPGEAERPLEDRAREVIVRLGRLAREDGDDEALGFSLSTLHDSIWGLGTAAEREALMAELAEVAHRSGDTETEQYATSLRWVALLELGDPRYFDQMRAFVTLAERGDSRRMQFGAQIDQSILAGFQGRFADAEALFDGVLSTPEQVHHSHFLPMLRHHRWSLLLQQGRFDELAEFHASLGPGDHPYPGLLEATTAAQRGDMAAAAGYLAGLGELPAFPRSYLPMFLRLQAQTAAGTGDARLAERAREALLPYDGQWLVSVFGFEISGPVTLWLGKLAAAARRWDEALERYRAAERSAESMRARPWVVEARLARAAALLDRVAPGDEREAAALLDVVAAEAAELGLRHVPERVRRLRARRDEPAATGEFRFTGTTWTLALAGRTVHLPDAKGLRDLHFLLSHPGTDVPAVRLLDPAGGEVVVAARRLGGDEVLDDTAKAAYRRRLAVLDDEIDAAAARGDDDGAARLDSERAALLAELRAAAGLGGRTRRLGDEAERARKTVTARIRDTLRRLDGRHPQLAEHLRATVSTGASCRYDPGDPGITWRL, from the coding sequence ATGGACACCCACCTCGAACCCGCCCTGATCGGCCGTGACCACCCGGCCGGCCTGCTGCGCGCCGAGATCGGGCGGGCGGTGGACAGCCACGGCGGGCTCGTGCTGGTCACCGGGGAGCCCGGGATCGGCAAGACCACCCTGGTCACCGGCGCGGCGGACGAGGCGCGCCGGCTGGGGGCGCTCGTCCTCGGCGGCGCGTGCTGGGACTCCGGCAGCGCGCCCGGCTACTGGCCCTGGGTGCAGGTGCTGCGCGGGCTGCGGCGCGCCGCGACCGCCGACGAGTGGGCCGCCATCGAGCGGGACGCCGGGGGCGGGCTGGCGGTGCTGCTGGGCGAGGCGGACCCGCGGGAGACGCCGGACGGGTTCCGCCTCTACGACGCCGTCACCAGCGCGCTGGTCACCGCCTCGCACAGCCGTCCGGTCGTGGTCGCGCTGGACGACCTGCACTGGGCCGACACCGCCTCCCTCAAGCTGCTCGAGTTCGCCGCCGGGCACACCTGGTTCGAGCGGCTGCTGCTGATCGGCACGTACCGCGACGCGGAGGTCGAGGTCGCCGACCACCCGCTGCGGCCGCTGCTCTCCTCGCTGGTCGCCAAGGCGCGCACGATCACGCTCACCGGCCTGGAACCGGACGAGGTCGGCCGGCTCATCACGCGCACCGTCGGCGAGACCCCGGGCCAGGAGGTCGTGGCCGAGGTGCACCGGCGCACCGGCGGCAACCCGTTCTTCGTCGAGCAGGCCGCGCGCCTGTGGCACAGCGGCGGATCGGTCACCGCGATCGCGCCCGGGGTGCGGGACGCGGTGCGCCGCCGGCTGTCGCTGCTGCCGGAACCGGTCGTCGGGCTGCTGACCACCGCCGCGGTGCTCGGCCAGCAGTTCCACCGCCAGGTGCTTGCCGCGGTCGCCGCGATTCCCGCCGCGCCCGCCGACCGGCTGCTCGACCAGGCCGTGGCCGCGCGGCTGGTCACCGTGCGCGGCGGCGGCCGGTTCGCCTTCGCCCACGACCTGGTGCGCGAGACGCTCTACGACTCGCTCGGCGAGGACGAGGCCCGCGAGCGCCACGCCGCGGTGGTCACCGCGCTGGAGGGCAACCCCGCGCTGGCGGACCGGATCCTGCCCGCCGAAGCCGCGCGGCACGCCTACCTCGCCGGTCCGCTGGTGCCGCCGTCGCGGGCGGTGGACCTGATGGTCGCGGCGGGGCGGGCCGCCTCCGGCCGGATGGCGTTCGAGGAAGCCATCGGGCACTTCCGCCGTGCCGCCGAGATCGCCGGCGAGCCGCGGCGGCGCGTGCTCGTCCTGCTCGAACTGGGCGGCGAGCTGCACCACTTCGACGAGACCGCCGAGGGCTGGGCGGTGTTCGAGGAGGCCGGCGCCCAGGCCCGCGCGCTGGGCGACGCGGAGCTGCTGGCCCGCGTGGCGCTGACCGCCTACCGCTGGGGCGACGACGCGGAGCGCGCCGACCTGAAGGCGGGGCTGATCGCCGAGGCGCACCGGGCGCTGATCGGGCCGGGCGAGGCCGAGCGGCCGCTGGAGGACCGGGCCAGGGAGGTGATCGTCCGGCTGGGCAGGCTCGCCCGCGAGGACGGCGACGACGAGGCGCTCGGCTTCAGCCTGTCCACGCTGCACGACTCGATCTGGGGGCTGGGCACGGCCGCCGAGCGCGAGGCGTTGATGGCGGAGCTGGCGGAGGTCGCGCACCGCAGCGGGGACACCGAGACCGAGCAGTACGCCACGTCGCTGCGCTGGGTGGCGCTGCTGGAGCTGGGCGATCCGCGTTACTTCGACCAGATGCGGGCGTTCGTGACGCTCGCCGAGCGGGGCGATTCCCGCCGGATGCAGTTCGGCGCGCAGATCGACCAGAGCATCCTGGCCGGGTTCCAGGGCCGCTTCGCCGACGCGGAGGCCCTGTTCGACGGTGTCCTGTCGACGCCGGAACAGGTGCACCACAGCCACTTCCTGCCGATGCTGCGCCACCACCGGTGGTCGCTGCTGTTGCAGCAGGGCCGGTTCGACGAGCTCGCCGAGTTCCACGCCTCGCTCGGCCCCGGCGACCACCCCTACCCCGGACTGCTGGAGGCCACCACCGCGGCGCAGCGCGGTGACATGGCCGCGGCGGCCGGGTACCTGGCGGGGCTGGGGGAGCTGCCGGCGTTCCCGCGCTCGTACCTGCCGATGTTCCTCCGGCTGCAGGCGCAGACCGCGGCGGGCACCGGCGACGCCCGGCTGGCCGAGCGGGCCAGGGAAGCGCTGCTGCCCTACGACGGGCAGTGGCTGGTGTCGGTGTTCGGGTTCGAGATCAGCGGCCCGGTCACCCTGTGGCTGGGGAAGCTGGCCGCGGCGGCGCGGCGCTGGGACGAGGCGCTGGAGCGGTACCGCGCGGCCGAGCGGTCGGCCGAGTCGATGCGGGCCCGGCCGTGGGTGGTGGAAGCCCGGCTGGCGCGGGCCGCCGCGCTGCTGGACCGGGTGGCGCCGGGTGACGAGCGCGAAGCCGCGGCGCTGCTGGACGTGGTCGCCGCCGAGGCGGCCGAGCTGGGCCTGCGGCACGTGCCGGAACGCGTCCGCCGCCTGCGCGCGCGGCGCGACGAGCCGGCCGCCACCGGGGAGTTCCGGTTCACCGGCACGACGTGGACGCTCGCGCTGGCCGGGCGCACGGTGCACCTGCCGGACGCGAAAGGCCTGCGGGACCTGCACTTCCTGCTCAGCCACCCGGGCACCGACGTGCCCGCGGTGCGGCTGCTGGACCCGGCGGGCGGCGAGGTGGTGGTGGCCGCCCGGCGCCTCGGCGGGGACGAGGTGCTCGACGACACGGCGAAGGCGGCCTATCGGCGACGTCTCGCGGTGCTGGACGACGAGATCGACGCGGCGGCCGCCCGCGGCGACGACGACGGGGCCGCCCGGCTCGACAGCGAGCGGGCGGCCCTGCTGGCGGAACTGCGTGCGGCCGCCGGTCTCGGCGGGCGCACCCGGCGTCTCGGGGACGAGGCCGAGCGCGCCCGCAAGACCGTGACCGCCCGGATCCGCGACACGCTGCGCCGGCTGGACGGTCGCCACCCCCAGCTCGCCGAGCATCTGCGGGCGACCGTCTCGACCGGCGCGAGCTGCCGCTACGATCCGGGCGACCCCGGCATCACCTGGCGGCTCTGA
- a CDS encoding NADPH-dependent FMN reductase: MEDVLRVLVLIGSTREGRAGQRVGQWFARTAGQRDDLDLSVVDLAEFDFPARYPARATPAMTAFTSRIDRADAFVVVTPEYNRSFPASLKQAIDFAYDEWQAKPVAFVSYGCSCAGLYAVEQLRVVFTELHTVTLRNTVSFNLFDMGPDGGPRDEAVRHAAGPMLDQLVWWGHALRAARRARPYVA; encoded by the coding sequence GTGGAGGACGTCCTGAGGGTCCTGGTCCTGATCGGGAGCACGCGGGAGGGCCGCGCCGGGCAGCGGGTCGGGCAGTGGTTCGCCCGCACCGCGGGCCAGCGCGACGACCTCGACCTGTCCGTGGTGGACCTCGCGGAGTTCGACTTCCCGGCCCGCTACCCCGCCCGCGCCACCCCGGCGATGACGGCCTTCACCTCCCGCATCGACCGCGCGGACGCGTTCGTCGTCGTCACCCCGGAGTACAACCGCAGCTTCCCGGCCTCCCTGAAGCAGGCGATCGACTTCGCCTACGACGAGTGGCAGGCCAAACCGGTGGCGTTCGTGTCCTACGGCTGCAGCTGCGCCGGGCTGTACGCGGTCGAGCAGCTCCGTGTGGTGTTCACCGAGCTGCACACCGTGACCCTGCGCAACACCGTGAGCTTCAACCTCTTCGACATGGGGCCCGACGGCGGCCCGCGTGACGAGGCCGTCCGCCACGCGGCCGGCCCGATGCTCGACCAGCTCGTCTGGTGGGGCCACGCGCTGCGCGCCGCCCGCCGGGCCCGCCCCTACGTGGCGTGA
- a CDS encoding ABC transporter permease, producing the protein MTATTTDTSPAYTPAAESLHAVLDAGEQPQRPSALSASLTFGWRAMLKIKHVPEQLFDVTAFPIMMTLMFTYLFGGALAGSTTQYLQFLLPGILVMSVVMITMYTGLGVNIDIEKGVFDRFRTLPIWRPAALVGALLGDVFRYSTASAVILSVGLILGFRPAGGVGGVLAGIGLLLVFSFAFSWIWTMFGLLLRTEKSVMSVSMMVLFPLTFLSSVFVDPATMPGWLQAFVNVNPVTILSDAVRGLMMGAPDGSDIMWTFIASGALLAVFGTLTMRLYNRK; encoded by the coding sequence ATGACCGCGACCACGACCGACACGTCCCCGGCTTACACCCCGGCCGCCGAAAGCCTGCACGCCGTGCTCGACGCCGGCGAGCAGCCGCAGCGGCCCAGCGCGCTGTCGGCGTCGCTGACGTTCGGCTGGCGGGCCATGCTGAAGATCAAGCACGTGCCCGAGCAGCTGTTCGACGTCACCGCGTTCCCGATCATGATGACGCTGATGTTCACCTACCTGTTCGGCGGCGCGCTGGCCGGGTCGACCACCCAGTACCTGCAGTTCCTGCTGCCCGGGATCCTGGTGATGAGCGTCGTGATGATCACGATGTACACCGGGCTGGGCGTGAACATCGACATCGAGAAGGGCGTGTTCGACCGGTTCCGCACGCTGCCGATCTGGCGGCCTGCCGCGCTGGTGGGCGCGCTGCTGGGCGACGTGTTCCGCTACAGCACTGCCTCAGCTGTCATCCTCAGCGTCGGGCTGATCCTCGGCTTCCGGCCGGCCGGCGGCGTCGGCGGCGTGCTCGCCGGCATCGGCCTGCTGCTGGTGTTCTCGTTCGCGTTCTCCTGGATCTGGACGATGTTCGGGCTGCTGCTGCGCACCGAGAAGTCGGTGATGAGCGTCAGCATGATGGTGCTGTTCCCGCTGACGTTCCTGTCCAGCGTGTTCGTCGACCCGGCCACCATGCCCGGCTGGCTGCAGGCGTTCGTCAACGTCAACCCGGTGACGATCCTGTCCGACGCGGTCCGCGGCCTGATGATGGGCGCGCCGGACGGCAGCGACATCATGTGGACCTTCATCGCCAGCGGCGCGCTCCTCGCGGTGTTCGGCACGCTGACGATGCGGCTGTACAACCGCAAGTGA
- a CDS encoding zinc-binding dehydrogenase has product MRTTMRAAVCTRAGGPEVLEVRELPVPAVREGWSLVRVRGAGLNRSELRTRQGHSPSVVFPRVLGIECVGELAASTDPRLAEGSTVAAVMGEMGRAFDGGYAEFALLPNDLLMPVRTSLPWETLAALPETYLTAQGALDALDVARGERLLIRGGTSSVGMAAASIAAALGVETAATTRRPHKAAALAADHVLVDDGGPLTIAAWPDGPDHVLDLVGTSTALDSLRLVRPGGTVCVAGSLSGWLIPAFEPIAMIPTGTRLTAFHSDTLRGAAGAAVLQRVVDQVEAGVHRPHVDRVVSLDEIAEAHRHMEDDQATGKVVLVP; this is encoded by the coding sequence ATGAGGACGACGATGCGAGCGGCGGTGTGCACCCGGGCTGGTGGCCCGGAGGTGCTGGAGGTCCGGGAGCTTCCCGTGCCGGCGGTCCGGGAGGGCTGGAGCCTCGTGCGGGTGCGGGGCGCCGGGCTGAACCGGTCGGAGCTGCGCACGCGCCAGGGCCACTCCCCCTCCGTGGTGTTCCCGCGGGTGCTGGGAATCGAGTGCGTGGGCGAGCTGGCGGCGTCGACCGACCCGCGACTGGCGGAGGGCAGCACCGTCGCCGCGGTGATGGGCGAGATGGGCCGGGCGTTCGACGGTGGTTACGCGGAATTCGCGTTGCTGCCCAACGACTTGCTGATGCCGGTCAGGACGAGCCTGCCGTGGGAAACGCTCGCCGCGCTGCCTGAGACGTACCTGACGGCGCAGGGCGCGCTGGACGCGCTGGACGTCGCGCGCGGCGAGCGGTTGCTGATCCGCGGCGGCACCTCGTCGGTGGGGATGGCGGCGGCGTCGATCGCGGCCGCGCTCGGGGTCGAGACCGCCGCCACGACCCGGCGGCCGCACAAGGCCGCCGCGCTGGCCGCCGACCACGTCCTCGTCGACGACGGCGGGCCGCTGACGATCGCCGCGTGGCCGGACGGCCCGGACCATGTCCTCGACCTGGTCGGGACGAGCACGGCGCTGGACTCGCTGCGGCTGGTCCGCCCGGGCGGAACCGTGTGCGTGGCGGGCTCGCTCAGCGGCTGGCTGATCCCCGCCTTCGAGCCCATCGCGATGATCCCCACGGGCACCCGGCTGACCGCCTTCCACAGCGACACCCTGCGCGGCGCGGCGGGCGCGGCCGTGCTGCAGCGGGTCGTGGACCAGGTCGAGGCCGGGGTCCACCGCCCGCACGTCGACCGCGTCGTCAGCCTGGACGAGATCGCCGAAGCCCACCGCCACATGGAGGACGACCAGGCCACGGGGAAGGTGGTCCTCGTGCCCTGA
- a CDS encoding AraC family transcriptional regulator: MPIGRQPASSRIWPSGGAHLWPPGGTSADHTHPRGHLVYAAQGVLSVHTEGSTSIVPANRVAWIPAGCPHHHRAHGHTDMRIVFLPPSLARLAPARPAVFLASALAREVLLALTGPRDRGHAANARLRRVLLDELREAGEQPLQLPEPRDDRLRAVARMLHEQPADNTPLAELGRRTGASARTLSRLFRGELGMTFYQWRTQLRVYHALVLLAEGHDATHVAHACGWSNPSSFIEAFAAVVGTTPGRYRADTR; this comes from the coding sequence ATGCCGATCGGCCGCCAACCTGCCTCCTCGCGGATCTGGCCGTCCGGCGGCGCGCACCTGTGGCCGCCGGGCGGGACGAGCGCCGACCACACCCACCCGCGAGGGCACCTCGTGTACGCGGCCCAGGGCGTCCTGTCCGTGCACACCGAGGGCAGCACGTCGATCGTTCCCGCCAACCGCGTCGCGTGGATCCCGGCGGGCTGCCCGCACCACCACCGCGCGCACGGGCACACCGACATGCGAATCGTGTTCCTGCCGCCGTCGCTGGCCCGGCTGGCGCCCGCCCGCCCCGCCGTGTTCCTGGCCAGCGCGCTCGCCAGGGAGGTCCTGCTCGCCTTGACCGGTCCCCGCGACCGGGGCCACGCCGCGAACGCGCGGCTCCGCCGGGTGCTCCTCGACGAGCTCCGCGAAGCGGGCGAGCAGCCGCTGCAGCTCCCGGAACCCCGTGACGACCGGCTGCGGGCGGTCGCGCGGATGCTGCACGAGCAGCCCGCGGACAACACGCCGCTGGCCGAGCTGGGGCGGCGGACCGGGGCCAGCGCCCGCACCCTCAGCCGGCTCTTCCGCGGCGAGCTCGGCATGACCTTCTACCAGTGGCGGACGCAGCTGCGCGTCTACCACGCGCTCGTCCTGCTGGCCGAGGGCCACGACGCCACCCACGTCGCCCACGCCTGCGGCTGGTCGAACCCCAGCAGTTTCATCGAGGCCTTCGCCGCCGTCGTCGGCACCACCCCGGGTCGCTACCGGGCGGACACCCGGTGA
- a CDS encoding acyl--CoA ligase family protein: MTELSFEPLSPVSFLDRAEAAHGDRTGVVDGARRFTYAELADRCRRLAGALAPLARGRPVAVLAPNTHVLLEANFGVPWAGVPLVAVNTRLSAGEIAWILQHCQAAVLVHDPVFDELVAEVLARLDRPVEVIRAGDEYEELLAGATPRAEAPRDERGLLSINYTSGTTGRPKGVMYHHRGAYLQALAMVGHTGLSPSAVHLWTLPMFHCNGWCFPWAVTAAAATHVCLPKVEPALVWRLIRDEGVTHLNGAPTVLSMLAYAPEAAPVAHPVRVATGGAPPTPAILRRMGELGFDVTHLYGLTETFGPIMICDWRPEWNALDTAAQARLKARQGVGNLVSCRARVVAEDGSDVPADGATTGEIAVRGNNVMLGYYRDPDATAEAAPDGWFRTGDLGVMHPDGYVELRDRSKDVIISGGENIASVEVEQAIADHPAVLEVAVIAVPDDHWGEVPAAYVTLHDGASATAEEIVEFVRGRIARFKAPRRVVFGPLPKTSTGKIQKYVLRDQAWAGRVSRIR, translated from the coding sequence GTGACGGAGCTGTCCTTCGAGCCGCTGTCGCCGGTGTCCTTCCTGGACCGGGCGGAGGCGGCCCACGGTGACCGGACCGGGGTGGTCGACGGGGCGCGGCGCTTCACCTACGCCGAACTGGCCGACCGGTGCCGCCGGCTGGCCGGCGCGCTCGCGCCGCTCGCGCGGGGCCGGCCGGTCGCCGTTCTCGCGCCGAACACGCACGTGCTGCTGGAAGCCAACTTCGGGGTGCCGTGGGCCGGGGTGCCGCTGGTCGCGGTCAACACCCGCCTGTCCGCGGGCGAGATCGCCTGGATCCTGCAGCACTGCCAGGCCGCGGTGCTGGTGCACGACCCGGTGTTCGACGAGCTGGTCGCCGAGGTGCTGGCCAGGCTGGACAGGCCGGTCGAGGTGATCCGCGCGGGGGACGAGTACGAGGAGCTGCTCGCCGGCGCGACCCCGCGGGCCGAGGCGCCGCGCGACGAGCGCGGCCTGTTGTCGATCAACTACACCTCGGGCACGACCGGCCGTCCGAAAGGGGTGATGTACCACCACCGCGGGGCGTACCTGCAGGCGCTGGCGATGGTCGGGCACACCGGGCTCTCACCGTCGGCCGTGCACCTGTGGACGCTGCCCATGTTCCACTGCAACGGCTGGTGCTTCCCGTGGGCGGTGACCGCGGCCGCGGCGACGCACGTCTGCCTGCCGAAGGTCGAGCCGGCGCTGGTGTGGCGGCTGATCCGCGACGAGGGCGTCACGCACCTCAACGGCGCCCCGACCGTGCTGTCGATGCTCGCCTACGCCCCGGAGGCCGCGCCGGTCGCGCACCCGGTCCGCGTCGCCACCGGGGGCGCCCCGCCGACCCCGGCGATCCTGCGCCGCATGGGGGAACTGGGCTTCGACGTCACGCACCTCTACGGCCTCACCGAAACGTTCGGGCCGATCATGATCTGCGACTGGCGTCCCGAGTGGAACGCGCTGGACACCGCCGCGCAGGCCCGGCTCAAGGCGCGGCAGGGCGTGGGGAACCTGGTGTCCTGCCGGGCCCGGGTCGTCGCCGAGGACGGATCGGACGTGCCCGCCGACGGCGCGACCACCGGCGAAATCGCGGTGCGCGGCAACAACGTCATGCTCGGCTACTACCGGGACCCGGACGCCACCGCCGAGGCCGCGCCGGACGGCTGGTTCCGCACCGGCGACCTCGGCGTGATGCACCCGGACGGTTACGTCGAACTGCGCGACCGCAGCAAGGACGTGATCATCTCCGGCGGCGAGAACATCGCCAGCGTCGAGGTGGAGCAGGCGATCGCCGACCACCCGGCGGTGCTGGAGGTCGCCGTCATCGCGGTGCCGGACGACCACTGGGGCGAGGTGCCCGCCGCCTACGTGACCCTGCACGACGGGGCGTCGGCGACCGCCGAGGAGATCGTCGAGTTCGTCCGGGGGAGGATCGCGCGGTTCAAGGCACCCAGGCGGGTGGTGTTCGGGCCGCTGCCCAAGACGTCCACCGGCAAGATCCAGAAATACGTGCTGCGCGACCAGGCGTGGGCCGGCCGCGTGTCGCGTATCCGATGA
- a CDS encoding TlpA family protein disulfide reductase, with amino-acid sequence MNWLRAAGALLAAALAIASSGCSAADAGTFQLVSPNGQTSIRYPPHERQTIPDLTGPSVTDPGSTLSVAGYAGRVMVLNVWGSWCPPCRTETHVLKRLSEAHPDVAVLGVNVRDDPDAAADFMRGFAVNYPSMSDESGRILLNLRGIPLSAVPVTLVVDKLQRVASVHLGAVLDADLEPVLRDVLAEPAHA; translated from the coding sequence ATGAACTGGCTCCGAGCGGCCGGAGCGCTGCTCGCCGCGGCACTGGCCATCGCGTCGTCCGGCTGCTCCGCGGCGGATGCCGGCACGTTCCAGCTCGTCTCCCCCAACGGGCAGACCAGCATCCGCTATCCGCCGCACGAGCGGCAGACGATCCCGGACCTGACCGGCCCGAGTGTGACCGACCCCGGCTCGACGCTGTCCGTCGCCGGCTACGCCGGCCGCGTGATGGTGCTCAACGTCTGGGGATCCTGGTGCCCGCCGTGCCGGACCGAAACCCACGTCCTGAAGCGGCTGTCCGAAGCGCATCCGGACGTCGCCGTGCTCGGGGTGAACGTGCGCGACGATCCCGACGCCGCCGCGGACTTCATGCGCGGCTTCGCGGTGAACTACCCGTCGATGTCCGACGAGTCCGGCCGGATATTGCTGAACCTGCGTGGCATCCCGTTGTCCGCGGTGCCCGTGACGCTCGTCGTGGACAAGCTGCAACGTGTTGCTTCGGTCCACCTGGGGGCGGTGCTCGACGCCGACCTCGAGCCCGTCCTGCGGGACGTGCTCGCCGAACCGGCGCACGCATAA
- a CDS encoding response regulator, with protein MITVFLVDDHEVVRRGVADLVEADPELTVVGEASTMGEALTRIPAARPDVAVLDLRLPDGSGIELCRELRSRMPELHCLILTSYTDEQAMLDAIMAGAGGYVVKDVRGMELVSAVRQVGAGKSLLDNRAASALMSRIRDEAAPAGAVSRLSEQERKLLDLIGEGLTNREIAERMFLAEKTVKNYVSRLLHKLGMQRRTQAAVLATSLRRDRPGRR; from the coding sequence ATGATCACGGTCTTCCTGGTCGACGATCACGAGGTGGTGCGGCGCGGAGTCGCGGACCTGGTGGAGGCCGATCCGGAGCTGACCGTGGTGGGCGAGGCCTCGACGATGGGCGAGGCGCTGACGCGGATCCCGGCGGCGCGGCCGGACGTGGCGGTGCTGGACCTGCGGCTGCCCGACGGCAGCGGCATCGAGCTGTGCCGGGAGCTGCGGTCCCGGATGCCGGAGCTGCACTGCCTGATCCTCACGTCCTACACCGACGAGCAGGCCATGCTCGACGCGATCATGGCCGGCGCGGGCGGGTACGTGGTGAAGGACGTGCGCGGCATGGAACTGGTGTCGGCGGTGCGGCAGGTCGGGGCCGGGAAGTCCTTGCTGGACAACCGGGCGGCCTCCGCGCTGATGTCCCGGATCCGGGACGAGGCCGCGCCGGCCGGTGCCGTGTCACGGCTGTCGGAGCAGGAACGCAAGCTGCTCGACCTGATCGGCGAGGGGCTGACCAACCGCGAGATCGCCGAACGCATGTTCCTGGCCGAGAAGACCGTGAAGAACTACGTGTCGCGACTGCTGCACAAGCTCGGGATGCAGCGGCGCACGCAGGCGGCCGTGCTGGCGACGAGCCTGCGCCGGGACCGGCCGGGCCGCCGGTAG